The Vitis riparia cultivar Riparia Gloire de Montpellier isolate 1030 chromosome 3, EGFV_Vit.rip_1.0, whole genome shotgun sequence genome segment tttacttaattaaaaatatttaaaatatcataattattcttatccttaataaaatattatttgaaatatagTTCCCAAATCATAAAATTCACTCACACCCtggtaaaaattattttgaaaagacaatCATTCACATATTCACATTTTCTAAATCTTGATTGCATCTTCTTTTTCTACTATCATcgtttaaataaaaaataattaactacTAAAACTTTAGAAGGacataaaatgataataattaatcATGTAAAAATATAGATTATTAAAAAAGAGAGTCCAAACTATCTGCTACCCTAAAACACCTGtagcatttttaaaatttttataacttttagattttttcaaaatcttattaataGTCAAATTTTTGTAACCATAAATTATATCTCGTATATGTTTACCATcatgtttgataaaaattaacaattgaaaagagagaaaaaaaaaattcttataattaCTACAAATGTATAACTTTCACTTAAGGATTACttataataacttttattatgAATACTAATGAAGAAACAGTTCCAAAAATCATTGAAGTAAATTCTAATTAGATTTatcttataataaaatcatttgaattttaaatgcattatggaattaattcaatcaaataattgagttatataaatggaaaattttgatttaatgtaattttatttgcaattaaattgaaaactattattCACATTATATATAGTTATTAGATGTAACCATCCAATGTTTTTGTGTGATTGGATTGAAAGCTagaaaatatctatatatatatatatatatctaaatataaTAGGAGTTAGAatcattagttaattttaagttttatagGATATATTGtaagttaaatttatttttaattaactttattTGAACAAATGTAAGGATTTTCAGCCATAAAAGGTTCAGGGGAAGGCCCAACTTTCATAATATTTGGCCTAAAGAGATGTTTTCTGATTTTGACTCAACATAACTAATATATTAGactattaaaattgaaataaggattaaaatattaattaaaaatatcattaaacttatatataaatgtatataGATGTACCAACGGACCCAAACATCCATTAATAGTGCGTATCAATCAAATTCACATAATGATAAGTAAAAATTACCAAGTATAAAGTCATTAAATTAAACACGAAGTAAAAGGAAATACTGCAGTAGACGGTGCTTCCAATATTACCTGTCTCCCAAGATTTGATTTGGAATTATCTTCGACAATATCTCCGCAGCTAATGGGAGGCCATCACACTGCTGTATAATGTCATCTTCCATTTTCTGAGCCTCTTTCGTTGCAAAGCCAGCATCTTTAATACTTCGTTCGTACAGAAACGTTGTTGAGGATGGAGGGGCCATGTGATGCAAAGGCATCCCCATCTGTTTGGGGATGTGGGGGAGTCTGGTTGTGATGATCACGCCTGCActactctctctttctctttctctttctttcactttgtgATTATCAAACCACTCTAACTTGTCACCCAACTTCAAATACCAGTCCATCTTGATGTCCCATATGCCGTCAAATACCATCAAATACTTGTTCCCCATCAACACACTTTTAAGATTCTCCAACAGAGCATCTTCATCCACGTCTTGCAGCCTGTCATATTTGTCCTTGCTTTCTTCCACATCCGCACATTGCTCCATCATCTCTCTCACCATCTCCTTAAGATTTACATCTCCATCCCTAGCATTCAGTTTTTGAGATAAGCAAATCCAGATTCTGTAATGGAAGAAATCCGCCACCTTGTGGTTAGTAAAAACTAATTGGGCAAGGGTTGTCTTACCGGAGCCCCCTATACCCACAATTCCAATTAAACCTTTGCCCCATTTCTTCCCATCCACAAGCTCATCTATAATCTCGTCCTCTTGTTCATCAAAACATGTATTTCTCCACCTATATTCCCAATCAAGGTCTTTTGGTCTTGGAATAAATACCGGTAAGGAGGTGGAGGATGAACTGGCTGCAGCAATAGCGCTGGTGCTAGCAAGTGAACTTTCAACGACATCCTCCCTTGTATTGACAAGCTTTTTCTTTATCTTCAGCAACAGCTTTTTGGTTCTGCAAAGAAGCCAGAGCTCCGCCAGAGTGTAGCCATGGAGAGGGTCATCCTTCTTCCGTGGTTCACGCTTAGCCGACAAGATGACGCACTCTTCCAATGCGCCGATAGCGTTGTACAGACAATCCTTCGTTCTAATCGGTGTTGATGGCGTGAAGCGCTTATCTTGCAACACATCTCGAATCTGTAGAAAACGAGAATGGAGGGGAATCTCATTTTCTCCCGTGTGCTCCTCCTCGGCGTCTCGCAAATCCTCCATGAACTTGCTCTTCAAAAACTCTAAATGGTCAGCAGACATTTCGATATGCACAATGACGATCAGATGAATGATTAGATGAATTTCAGTGCGATATGAGGGTTTATGTTGTCAGTCTGacatacatatatttttatattcatcaacttctgcttttttctttttcttgtatgAAGAAAGGAATTTCTTGTGTTTCCAACACGGGAAAAGAATACAAAGAATTTCTTTTACAAAGTTTTGATGCTTCTGCAAACCTCTGCCTTAAGCAAAGAATCCTCTTTATTTAAAGATTAATTTATCTACCTTTACACTGCGCATAAGATCATCTTGTCTCCTATGTAATCAATTCCAGTGGCCATGCTTTATTACTCTAGATGAGAATTCGacagtataaatatattaaatgtatGTACTATCTATgggtttcaaaaaatataaggtgtttaggaaactaaattattaaatttttaattatggaGTAAATTATATTAGTAAATTATCCTTAAATAAAtcactattttattaaaaagtaattctttctatttgcattttattttttttttattttgtgaacaaagcaatttcatttttctattgtaattaaattcagttaaatttatatataatatatttttaggaCAAGTAATATCCcatataaattcttaaaaagtattaattccacattatccaaaaaaaaaatggacaaacATTCTTTAATACATTTAAATAGTGCGTTTATTGTGACTATCcgtaacaaataaattttttactccCAAAACCCtattagggaaaaaaagaaataacagaacttaagataatattatttatatagcaaaatttaataaaatatttaatagatttaatatatatatatatatatatatatataccttacACTAGATTTTAATAtagatatttgataatataatgtaatattaaattaataaattttgttgcTAATattatttcacaaaaaaaaaaaaaaataattactaatattctatttaatattataaataatgaacCCTTAAAATTATCCACCAAAACGTAATTGTGTTGAGAGAGTAGGAATGATAATAGAgttgaatattttgtttattttcttcaaacattttaatgtgaaaatgaaatataaaaaatgataattaatgaaaataattatagagtaatataaatataattctaGATAtgatttataagtttttttattgtaccaagaaattaataattaaaggttttaattaaaaaaaatgttttaattaaaaagaagttaaattttatcataaaacatttcaataataaaaaaatttattttacaaaaaatggaaaaaaaaattattaaaatttataaattaatagtAGTGTTTTTTCATAAGTAATTAGTtagatttctatttttaaatgaattcaatggtttttaaatggtttaaaatttgtGTTCTACCACTTAGAAAGTGggatccattttttttttttttttttttttcactttttagtGAGTAGTTCTTTTATCGAATATCCCCAAGTCTCACTTGATGCAGTTTTAGTTTAAAAGTTATTtgtctagtaaaaaaaaaaattttaaagtatagTTGTGTGCAGAGGAGAAATAGTAGTTATTTTAGGCCAGTTttgttttactattttttagttccaaatttatgatatattaactttcacttgatttaaaatttggtaGAGCTAGAAAGGAAACTTAGGGGGGCGTGATATGATATTTATTTCAGTAGGGGAGAACAACATACAAATCTTAGTATAGCCTAATGAtaaccaatgatgaaaatatcagcAATTATAAATATACCGGTATTTCAATTTTACGGACATATCGGAAATATCGAtgaatattttttcacaaatatcgaTTGagcgaaaattatttaaaattcataggaatgtttgaaaaaactctaaaaaaaatgataaaataagtaataatacacattttaaagttattttgtaagtataattgacatggatatgatcaagaagaaaaacattggTAGATAGAGATATATCGATATattcgatatttgaattttaagaataataaatatgaattttggaagtgtataaagttagaattgaattaagaaatatttgatttattgaataaaaataatttatacataaatataattcatataatattataatagttttttatatcaaaatgaagatcagTGTGGTTTCATCATATTTTTAGATGAAGAGAGCCCATTTtattgaagacaatatttattttaaaatttttaaaatacttttattaaaacatgttttattacattttaaatgaaaaattaaattaattttgttgagATTTCCTTAtgtcattctttccttatatcatttagtgttgagatattaggaatgtttagatattaggaaagttgagatattagaaatattgaaatattaggatattagttgttatttccttatatcattctttacttgtatcattctttcccattcttagaatggtgattaccctctatatatactctatacatgaacgaatgaatgaaaaaactatcacttatcaatttgaagatggtatcagagtcatGGAACTAAAAttctggatattttgtcgctatggtagtccgacaacaatcaaccatcctaagacaagccttaatattgataagtcaaccttcaaatgcactcactacaATAAGACcgatcccaccagtctggatatcccacaatttcaaagcaacgactcttggtatgactagGAAAAAATGAGGAACcaagggtttgaaccatggacctttagatcatgtttaggctatcaacattttgttattaatgataataatcgtggtcaacggaagaaggattccaagaaaacctcgactgcaaatgttgccgaaataaaaatagaggctaatgttgctgaaaAAGCTTTTGCATTGGTAGCCACTACAGATCAtagtggtaagtttttaaatacttttacacctgttattaatagtgcatggataattgattctggtgctacaaatcatatgacttttgattctaaaCAGGTTTcaccttagaccttcctcacaaaaaattgtttccacagccaatggtaacacaaccccagtcattggggaaggataattaactcttactgatactttgaatttggattctgttttagttgtttcatctttagattacaatcttttgttagtttctcaaatcactgcagccttatcttgtatagtcattttttggcctgaattttgtgtgattaaggacatccaaacaagacagacgattggttgtggtattaagcgaggaaaactctattacttggacttgcaatcaaatgattcaaataagttgccaCAAGCCTTGATGGTAGATGGATCtgaagggaagaagaaaaagttcgaaatttggttgtggcattaacgtctgggacatgcttcttttggttatttaaaaaaattgtttcctagtttgtttgcaaagagtgatatttctggtttccgttgtgatatttgtgaattggctaaaagccatcatGCTTcatttccgttaattttgaataaaagtccgtttccttttatggttatacattctgatgtttggggcccatccaaagtcccaactttgagtagCTCAcattggtttgttacttttattgatgattgtaccagaatgacatggttatgcttgatgaaaaccaaagatgaaatgaacttgttgtttcaaaattttcataaaatgattgaaactcagttcAATACAAAGGTTTAGGTTCTAcatagtgataatggtggagaatatcaaagttctaatcttcaaaaatatttggaaggacatggcatcattcatcagactacttgttccaatacatcccagcaaaatggagtcgctaaacgaaaaaatcggcacttgttagaggttgttcgtgcttccttgatagcagcaaaaacatcgatatcttattggggaaaagcaatcacatctgctgcatacttgatcaattgggtaccttctagctcaattaactttcaaacacctcttcaagctcttactaatgccgtagttgccccaaccgtcccaaatctacctcctcgtgtttttggttgtgtggcatttgtgcatctacacaaacaccaacgcaccaagttaacttctcatgcattgcaatgtgtgtttgttggatatgcattgcacaaaaagggatatcgatgttaccatcctccaactcaacgaatgtatattacaatggatgtggtgtttcatg includes the following:
- the LOC117910802 gene encoding uncharacterized protein LOC117910802 isoform X2, with the translated sequence MSADHLEFLKSKFMEDLRDAEEEHTGENEIPLHSRFLQIRDVLQDKRFTPSTPIRTKDCLYNAIGALEECVILSAKREPRKKDDPLHGYTLAELWLLCRTKKLLLKIKKKLVNTREDVVESSLASTSAIAAASSSSTSLPVFIPRPKDLDWEYRWRNTCFDEQEDEIIDELVDGKKWGKGLIGIVGIGGSGKTTLAQLVFTNHKVADFFHYRIWICLSQKLNARDGDVNLKEMVREMMEQCADVEESKDKYDRLQDVDEDALLENLKSVLMGNKYLMVFDGIWDIKMDWYLKLGDKLEWFDNHKVKERERERESSAGVIITTRLPHIPKQMGMPLHHMAPPSSTTFLYERSIKDAGFATKEAQKMEDDIIQQCDGLPLAAEILSKIIPNQILGDSYKILHQFFLVAMVNSEDDAILGKDFFLQLHDLTDDDADKVVDVSKLPLLDILEILNQHTYLTERLMKDKYKKTLKLLVVSGDAKANRLLQLINNLKIDPKPPIAILSLGSQTNFSLSLGWKNHTPTHANITNVSLFLQKVYAAEERIIDSWDFLMRMTMIPNSLLQAFSYPSTSEADLTHMGGYKEFRTTFWSYFIIGMDDQEWFASSSHEKKDKVFTNSCCKSWPRIDVLPMSIKVKDQQGQWKEINIPHSIKSIVCLNLPCFLGEVDPWERSNVKKKREMMDFLR
- the LOC117910802 gene encoding uncharacterized protein LOC117910802 isoform X1, with protein sequence MSADHLEFLKSKFMEDLRDAEEEHTGENEIPLHSRFLQIRDVLQDKRFTPSTPIRTKDCLYNAIGALEECVILSAKREPRKKDDPLHGYTLAELWLLCRTKKLLLKIKKKLVNTREDVVESSLASTSAIAAASSSSTSLPVFIPRPKDLDWEYRWRNTCFDEQEDEIIDELVDGKKWGKGLIGIVGIGGSGKTTLAQLVFTNHKVADFFHYRIWICLSQKLNARDGDVNLKEMVREMMEQCADVEESKDKYDRLQDVDEDALLENLKSVLMGNKYLMVFDGIWDIKMDWYLKLGDKLEWFDNHKVKERERERESSAGVIITTRLPHIPKQMGMPLHHMAPPSSTTFLYERSIKDAGFATKEAQKMEDDIIQQCDGLPLAAEILSKIIPNQILGDSYKILHQFFLVAMVNSEDDAILGKDFFLQLHDLTDDDADKVVDVSKLPLLDILEILNQHTYLTERLMKDKYKKTLKLLVVSGDAKANRLLQLINNLKIDPKPPIAILSLGSQTNFSLSLGWKNHTPTHANITNVSLFLQKVYAAEERIIDSWDFLMRMTMIPNSLLQAFSYPSTSEADLTHMGGYKEFRTTFWSYFIIGMDDQEWFASSSHEKKDKVFTNSCCKSWPRIDVLPMSIKVKDQQGQWKEINIPHSIKSIVCLNLPCFLGEVDPWERSNVKKKRERKFTPSFVDDGLLEVIGFKDSWHGCGTRLAQVDQIRFDLYKAAANHIYMNIDGNIWKQPLPIDDDSFLIEISHLGTTKMLMTSSSKCKFKKQSPPGSPKMVKLSKK